In the Paramisgurnus dabryanus chromosome 5, PD_genome_1.1, whole genome shotgun sequence genome, one interval contains:
- the ckma gene encoding creatine kinase, muscle a translates to MPFGNTHNNFKLNYSVEDEYPDLTKHNNHMAKVLTKEMYAKLRDKQTPTGFTVDDVIQTGVDNPGHPFIMTVGCVAGDEESYEVFKDLLDPVISDRHNGYKATDKHKTDLNFENLKGGDDLDPNYVLSSRVRTGRSIKGYALPPHNSRGERRAVEKLSVEALSSLDGEFKGKYYPLKSMTDAEQEQLIADHFLFDKPVSPLLLAAGMARDWPDARGIWHNENKTFLVWVNEEDHLRVISMQQGGNMKEVFRRFCVGLQRIEEIFKKHNHGFMWNEHLGFILTCPSNLGTGLRGGVHVKLPKLSTHPKFDEILTRLRLQKRGTGGVDTASVGGVFDISNADRIGSSEVEQVQCVVDGVKLMIEMEKKLEKGEAIDSMIPAQK, encoded by the exons ATGCCTTTTGGAAACACCCACAACAACTTCAAACTCAACTACAGTGTTGAGGATGAGTATCCAGACCTTACCAAGCACAACAACCACATGGCCAAGGTGCTGACAAAGGAAATGTATGCCAAGCTTAGGGACAAGCAAACACCCACCGGTTTCACCGTGGATGACGTCATCCAGACCGGTGTTGATAACCCAG GTCACCCCTTCATCATGACCGTCGGCTGTGTTGCTGGTGATGAGGAGTCCTATGAAGTGTTCAAGGATCTCTTGGACCCAGTTATTTCTGACCGCCATAATGGATACAAGGCAACTGACAAGCACAAGACTGACCTCAACTTCGAgaacctgaag GGTGGTGACGATTTGGACCCCAACTATGTTCTCAGCAGCCGTGTGCGTACTGGCCGCAGCATCAAGGGATACGCCCTGCCCCCCCACAACAGCCGTGGAGAGCGCAGAGCTGTGGAGAAGCTGTCTGTTGAAG CTCTAAGCAGCTTGGATGGAGAGTTCAAGGGAAAGTACTACCCCCTGAAGTCCATGACTGATGCCGAGCAGGAGCAGCTGATCGCTGACCACTTCCTGTTTGACAAACCTGTCTCTCCCCTGCTGCTGGCTGCTGGTATGGCCCGCGACTGGCCTGATGCAAGAGGCATCTG GCACAATGAGAACAAGACCTTCTTGGTCTGGGTGAACGAGGAGGatcacctgcgtgtcatttccaTGCAGCAGGGTGGAAACATGAAGGAAGTGTTCAGACGCTTCTGCGTTGGCCTTCAAAGG ATCGAGGAGATTTTCAAGAAGCACAATCACGGATTCATGTGGAACGAGCATCTTGGTTTCATTCTGACCTGCCCCTCCAACTTGGGCACAGGCCTGCGTGGTGGCGTCCACGTCAAGCTGCCCAAGCTGAGCACACACCCCAAGTTTGATGAGATTCTGACCAGACTCCGTCTGCAGAAGCGTGGCACAG GTGGTGTAGACACCGCTTCCGTTGGTGGAGTGTTTGACATTTCCAACGCTGACCGTATCGGCTCCTCTGAGGTGGAACAGGTGCAGTGCGTAGTTGATGGTGTCAAATTGATGATTGAGATGGAGAAGAAGCTGGAGAAGGGCGAAGCTATCGACAGCATGATCCCTGCCCAGAAGTAA